A window of the Lolium perenne isolate Kyuss_39 chromosome 7, Kyuss_2.0, whole genome shotgun sequence genome harbors these coding sequences:
- the LOC127313262 gene encoding uncharacterized protein — translation MTEGEEEEVDEEEERTESDSEARDFIRLPRGSKRGAESSSQGAAEEEATSRPEDKAEPSKEGAEPLSKRLRPTLLEGSMRLQCPLKDAIDAGARAGPGVKAIPTVKSKKKTLAKPPAAGVAATRAAEAKKKAAERKAAPSDLGGAGSAPEEPAAGSQAEKESTSHVEPTANVFPLPSMARGGMASAATGPDVAPPVVEEESTDIGSTEGQKAPEVEEDIVEEGGLSEPLKERRSKAARDRAPPSDTDTRTGEVPSTEAVMRADGATESRHPPPSSLTFTELHTALGEAHVAEIKRLTALVEEAAQKNRKLIALGTEAQAKALAEAREGFVKESFYREAEFRAQQAEEARKRAKAEVAELTKVLEQKGRELEDVITEYKVKLEAATDARDSARGAAASLREEVAALKQQHAKELAAEREASEGIVLAVQAEKTNFEAFVREMSRQILENLGLPFTEAEIQEAVEDMPTDKALGPDGFSIAFFRSC, via the exons atgaccgaaggcgaggaggaagaggtcgacgaggaggaggagcgcaccgagtcggactcggaggcgcgggacttcatcagactcccgcgcgggtcgaagaggggtgccgagtcctcgtcccagggcgcggctgaagaggaggcgacctcccgtccggaggacaaggcggagccctccaaggaaggggccgagccgctatcaaagcgactgcgccccactctcctggaagggtccatgaggcttcagtgtcccttgaaggacgcgatcgatgcgggagctcgggccggtccgggcgtaaaagcgattcccacggtgaa gtccaagaagaagaccttggcgaagccgcccgcggccggggtggcggccacgagggcggccgaggcaaagaagaaagccgcggagaggaaggcggcgccgtccgaccttgggggtgcggggtcggctccagaagagcccgccgccgggagtcaagcggagaaggagagcactagccacgtcgagcccaccgccaacgtttttcctctacccagcatggctcgcgggggcatggcgagtgcggcgacgggtccggacgttgctccgcctgtggtggaggaggagtcgactgacattggatcgaccgaggggcagaaggcacccgaagttgaagaggacatcgtcgaggagggcggTCTGTCGGAGCCACTgaaagagcgccggtccaaggccgccagggaccGCGCCCCGCCCAGCGACACCGACACGCGGACGGGCGAGGTTCCGTCGACTGAGGCGGTGATGCGAGCGGACGGGGCGACCGAGTCGCGTCATCCGCCGCCGTCTTCATTGACCTTCactgagctccacacggcgcttggcgaggcgcatgtg gcggagattaagcggctgaccgcgcttgtggaggaggcggcgcagaagaaccggaagctgattgccctgggca cagaggcgcaggcaaaggctcttgccgaggctcgggaagggttcgtcaaggagtccttctaccgtgaagccgagttccgggcgcagcaggccgaagaggcccggaaaagggcgaaagcggaggtggcggaattgacgaaggtcctggagcagaagggccgggagctggaggacgtcatcaccgaatacaaggtgaagctggaggccgcgactgatgcgcgggactctgcacgtggggctgccgcgtctctgcgggaggaggtggcggccttgaagcagcagcacgccaaagaacttgctgcggagagggaggcgtccgagggcatcgtcctggcggtgcaggccgagaagaccaacttcgaggctttcgtcagggagatgtcgcggcagattcTTG